Proteins from a genomic interval of Aquabacterium sp. J223:
- a CDS encoding FAD-binding oxidoreductase, protein MPLPPQLIDRLQGIVGREGLLLDGDVHARTTQGMRPEPLRAGVLVRPKTTADVSAVLKLCHQARVAVVPQGGLTGLVHGTDAEEGDVILSLERMNAVENISASQRVAVVQAGVSLQRLQEAAEDAGLFFPVDLGARGTATVGGAVATNAGGNRVIRWGTMRDSVLGLEAVLADGAVLSSMNQVLKNNTGYDLKQLFIGAEGTLGVVTRIAVRLREAPVGRAMGLAALDSFEHVIALLKHMDRGLNGTLSAFEVLWDDFYELVTTAPALSRPPLPHGHSHYVLLECLGGDPTRDQERFESALGEAMEAGLVADASIAQTERDCAALWAMRDDVQQMGRFGHPFAYDVSLPLANTEAYTHALRAGLHAAFGEHRCWFYGHLGDGNLHVVVQVPHPDAAAHAVVDALVYEPLAAQGGAISAEHGIGLDKKAWLHVSRNPVELTVMRRLKQALDPLGILNPGKLLPD, encoded by the coding sequence ATGCCTTTGCCCCCTCAGCTGATCGACCGACTTCAAGGCATCGTGGGCCGAGAGGGCTTGCTCCTCGACGGCGACGTGCATGCACGCACCACCCAAGGGATGCGGCCGGAGCCGCTGAGGGCCGGTGTCCTCGTGCGCCCCAAGACCACCGCCGACGTCTCGGCCGTTCTCAAGCTGTGCCACCAGGCCCGTGTCGCGGTCGTGCCCCAGGGGGGACTGACCGGCCTGGTCCATGGCACCGACGCTGAGGAAGGCGACGTCATCCTCTCGCTCGAGCGCATGAACGCCGTCGAGAACATCTCCGCCAGCCAGCGGGTGGCCGTCGTGCAGGCCGGCGTCTCGCTGCAGCGGCTGCAGGAGGCCGCCGAAGACGCCGGGCTGTTCTTTCCGGTCGACCTGGGCGCGCGCGGCACCGCCACCGTCGGCGGCGCCGTGGCCACCAACGCCGGCGGCAATCGGGTCATCCGCTGGGGAACGATGCGCGACTCGGTGCTCGGCCTGGAGGCCGTCCTGGCCGACGGCGCCGTGCTGTCGTCGATGAACCAGGTGCTCAAGAACAACACGGGCTACGACCTCAAGCAGCTCTTCATCGGTGCCGAAGGCACATTGGGCGTGGTCACCCGCATCGCCGTTCGCCTGCGCGAGGCACCGGTCGGCCGCGCCATGGGCCTGGCCGCGCTGGACAGCTTCGAGCATGTGATCGCGCTGCTCAAGCACATGGACCGCGGCTTGAACGGCACCCTCTCGGCCTTCGAGGTGCTGTGGGACGACTTCTACGAGCTGGTGACCACGGCACCGGCGCTGTCGCGTCCGCCGCTGCCGCACGGCCACAGCCACTACGTGCTGCTGGAATGCCTGGGCGGCGACCCCACCCGTGACCAGGAGCGCTTCGAATCCGCCCTCGGCGAAGCCATGGAGGCCGGGCTGGTGGCCGACGCCAGCATCGCCCAGACCGAGCGCGACTGCGCGGCCCTGTGGGCCATGCGCGACGACGTTCAGCAGATGGGCCGCTTCGGCCACCCGTTCGCCTACGACGTGTCGTTGCCGCTGGCGAACACCGAGGCCTACACCCACGCCCTGCGTGCCGGACTGCACGCAGCCTTCGGCGAGCACCGCTGCTGGTTCTACGGGCACCTGGGCGACGGCAACCTGCACGTCGTGGTGCAGGTGCCGCATCCCGACGCCGCCGCGCATGCCGTGGTCGATGCCCTGGTCTACGAGCCGCTGGCCGCACAAGGCGGCGCCATCTCGGCCGAGCACGGCATCGGCCTCGACAAGAAGGCCTGGCTCCATGTCTCGCGCAATCCGGTCGAGCTGACCGTGATGCGACGCCTCAAACAGGCCCTCGATCCCCTGGGCATCCTCAACCCGGGCAAGCTGCTGCCCGACTGA
- a CDS encoding tripartite tricarboxylate transporter substrate-binding protein, producing MIARSLAEQLRGTLAETVVVENKPGAGGRLAVNDIKASAPDGQTLLVAPGGLLTLYPYTVKQLNYDPVKDLVPISTTNRIEYAWAVGPMVPASVKNLKDYFAWVKANPENDSFATTAPSAPMEFIGLLLGRAVGVPLRSVAYRGSVPAMQETMGGQVAAISSPLPDLTPHLKSGRLRVLATSGATRSPYAPEAGTYAEQGYPQLMVEDWYGIFVRGGTPPAVQQRLSEQVGRALAAKPVVEAFANLGLKPQSATVPVVADLVKADLQRWGRVVKELGIQPE from the coding sequence ATGATCGCGCGCTCCCTGGCCGAGCAGCTGCGCGGCACGCTGGCGGAGACGGTGGTGGTCGAGAACAAGCCGGGTGCCGGCGGGCGGCTGGCCGTCAACGACATCAAGGCGTCGGCACCGGATGGGCAGACCTTGTTGGTCGCGCCCGGCGGCCTCCTCACGCTGTACCCGTACACGGTCAAGCAGCTCAACTACGACCCGGTCAAGGACCTCGTGCCGATCAGCACGACGAACCGGATCGAGTACGCCTGGGCCGTCGGGCCCATGGTCCCGGCCTCGGTGAAGAACCTGAAGGACTACTTCGCCTGGGTGAAGGCGAATCCGGAGAACGACAGCTTCGCCACCACGGCGCCGTCCGCGCCGATGGAGTTCATCGGTCTGCTGCTGGGCCGTGCCGTCGGCGTGCCGCTGCGCTCGGTGGCCTACCGTGGTTCCGTGCCGGCGATGCAGGAGACCATGGGTGGGCAGGTTGCCGCGATCTCCTCGCCGCTGCCGGACCTCACCCCGCATCTCAAGAGCGGCAGGCTGCGCGTGCTGGCCACCTCGGGCGCCACCCGTTCGCCCTACGCGCCGGAGGCCGGCACCTATGCGGAGCAGGGGTACCCGCAGCTGATGGTCGAGGACTGGTACGGCATCTTCGTGCGCGGCGGCACCCCGCCTGCCGTCCAGCAGCGGCTGAGCGAGCAGGTCGGCAGGGCGCTGGCCGCCAAGCCGGTGGTGGAGGCCTTCGCCAACCTCGGCCTGAAGCCGCAGTCGGCGACGGTGCCGGTGGTGGCCGACTTGGTGAAGGCAGACCTGCAGCGCTGGGGCCGCGTGGTCAAGGAGCTCGGCATCCAGCCGGAGTGA
- a CDS encoding L-lactate dehydrogenase, with product MTLTTIHDHRDRARRRLPRYLFDYIEGGAHEEQTLEANVVDLRRIRFRQRVMRDVSQISTRTELFGVPMSMPLVLSPVGLAGMYARRGEAQAARAAQAADVPFCLSSVSVCSIGEVSRAATPPWFQLYMIKDRAYMRELLQHADAQGCAVLVFTVDLPVPAPRHRDVRSGFSAAPGLRRFLKLARDSAAHPAWMWDVLLRGKPHSFGNFAPGIAEASAMKNFGAWVGRNYEQGLSWDDIAWIRSCWKRPIVIKGILDPDDAELAIDAGADGLVVSNHGGRQLDGGPSTISVLPSIAARVAGRVPVLVDGGIRSGPDMLKALALGAQACMIGRAWAYGLAGGGGGGVAHVLELLRKELRTAMALTGCTDVRAAGPDLIASFGGETGPSGPDHAGGR from the coding sequence ATGACGCTGACCACCATCCATGACCACCGTGACCGGGCGCGCCGGCGCCTGCCCCGCTACCTGTTCGACTACATCGAAGGCGGGGCCCACGAGGAGCAGACCCTGGAGGCCAACGTCGTCGACCTCCGACGGATCAGGTTCCGGCAGCGGGTGATGCGCGATGTCTCGCAGATCTCGACACGCACGGAGCTGTTCGGCGTGCCGATGTCGATGCCGCTGGTGCTGTCGCCGGTCGGCCTCGCCGGCATGTATGCGCGCCGGGGCGAGGCCCAGGCGGCCCGCGCGGCGCAGGCGGCCGACGTGCCGTTCTGCCTGTCCAGCGTGTCGGTGTGCAGCATCGGCGAGGTCAGCCGTGCAGCCACGCCGCCCTGGTTCCAGCTCTACATGATCAAGGATCGTGCGTACATGCGCGAACTGCTGCAGCACGCCGACGCGCAGGGCTGCGCGGTGCTGGTGTTCACGGTCGACCTGCCGGTCCCCGCACCAAGGCATCGCGACGTGCGCTCCGGCTTTTCCGCCGCGCCCGGTCTGCGGCGCTTCCTGAAACTCGCGCGGGACAGCGCCGCGCATCCGGCCTGGATGTGGGACGTGCTGCTGCGGGGCAAGCCCCATTCGTTCGGCAATTTCGCGCCGGGCATCGCCGAGGCCAGCGCCATGAAGAACTTCGGCGCCTGGGTCGGCCGGAACTACGAGCAGGGCCTGAGCTGGGACGACATCGCCTGGATCCGTTCCTGCTGGAAGCGCCCCATCGTCATCAAAGGCATCCTCGACCCTGACGACGCGGAACTGGCGATCGACGCGGGCGCGGACGGGTTGGTCGTCTCCAACCACGGCGGGCGGCAGCTCGACGGAGGCCCGTCCACCATCTCGGTGCTGCCGTCGATCGCGGCGCGCGTGGCGGGCCGGGTTCCCGTGCTGGTCGATGGCGGCATCCGCAGCGGCCCGGACATGCTGAAGGCGCTCGCACTCGGTGCCCAGGCCTGCATGATCGGCAGGGCATGGGCCTATGGGCTGGCGGGCGGCGGCGGCGGCGGCGTCGCCCATGTGCTGGAGTTGCTGCGCAAGGAACTGCGCACGGCCATGGCGTTGACCGGCTGCACCGACGTGCGGGCCGCGGGCCCGGACCTCATCGCTTCGTTCGGCGGCGAGACCGGGCCGTCGGGCCCCGATCACGCCGGGGGCCGATGA
- a CDS encoding helix-turn-helix transcriptional regulator: MSVWHFARCFKLATGKTPLQHVTERRMERALALMANSSMKVTEIALEVGFPNPSHFSRSFKKHFGANPAAYLSTRARRHRMRNA, translated from the coding sequence ATGAGCGTGTGGCATTTCGCGCGGTGCTTCAAGCTCGCCACCGGCAAGACGCCACTGCAGCATGTGACGGAGCGGCGGATGGAGCGCGCCCTTGCACTGATGGCGAATTCCTCGATGAAGGTCACGGAAATAGCCCTCGAGGTGGGATTCCCGAACCCGTCGCACTTCTCTCGCAGCTTCAAGAAGCACTTCGGTGCAAATCCCGCGGCTTATCTGTCGACGCGGGCGCGGCGACACCGGATGCGCAACGCCTAG
- a CDS encoding GntR family transcriptional regulator, with amino-acid sequence MDNGAGSTPLTYSDYVFDRLRADIVNGAIAPRAKLAMKDLMARYQVGLSPVREALHRLVGEGFVHTVGQRGFTVPALSLDDLEDLIALRTLVEEAAVRQALERGGDAWEARIVAAFHRLELQIGRFGSADDDGIAQFEVVHRGFHTAMYQGVVSPRLASLQANLFDQAFRYRKTLHREPLLPQEVLREHRHLMEVLLSRDADAAVAVICKHLTLTRASTEHFLAGKD; translated from the coding sequence ATGGACAACGGCGCCGGATCGACCCCACTGACTTACTCCGATTACGTCTTCGACAGGCTGCGCGCGGACATCGTCAACGGCGCCATCGCCCCGCGCGCCAAGCTGGCGATGAAGGACCTGATGGCCCGCTACCAGGTGGGACTGAGTCCGGTTCGCGAAGCCTTGCATCGGCTGGTGGGCGAAGGCTTCGTGCACACCGTCGGGCAGCGCGGATTCACCGTCCCCGCGTTGAGCCTGGACGATCTGGAAGACCTCATCGCGTTGCGCACCTTGGTCGAAGAAGCCGCCGTGCGGCAGGCCTTGGAGCGCGGCGGTGATGCCTGGGAAGCGCGCATCGTGGCCGCCTTCCACCGTCTGGAGCTCCAGATCGGCCGCTTCGGCAGCGCCGACGACGACGGCATTGCGCAATTCGAGGTGGTGCATCGCGGCTTTCACACCGCCATGTACCAAGGCGTGGTGTCGCCACGTCTGGCCAGCCTTCAGGCCAACCTGTTCGACCAGGCCTTCCGCTACCGGAAGACGCTGCACCGCGAGCCGCTGCTGCCGCAGGAAGTGCTGCGCGAACACCGCCATCTGATGGAGGTTCTGCTGTCGCGCGACGCCGACGCGGCGGTGGCCGTCATCTGCAAGCACCTGACCTTGACGCGCGCCTCGACCGAGCACTTCCTGGCCGGCAAGGACTGA
- a CDS encoding ketopantoate reductase family protein, with translation MRICVYGAGAIGGHLATKLAAAGHDTSVIVRGTHLAAIRAHGGLTLRIGERRLFGPLTASQNAADFGPQDVVIATVKATALPDFADAVGPLLGPDTMVVFVQNGIPWWYANGLSSARPSPPDLSRLDPGGKLAHAIAPERVIGATIYTSNEVVAPGVIENDSATANTLIVGEPDDAQSERVQRLRAALAAADVASPATHDIRATLWRRLLVNIAGSVVSSIIEQPVGPSRADPAIRQLFARLTAEGTAVAAAHGVDVAEGTVPPGAPHEFPPQHKPSIFQDYERRRPMEIEAILKAPLAFARAAGIDAPALEVITALAAHRAAKHGLYQP, from the coding sequence ATGCGAATCTGCGTCTATGGTGCTGGCGCCATCGGCGGCCACCTCGCCACCAAGCTTGCGGCCGCCGGACACGACACCTCCGTGATCGTGCGCGGTACCCACCTGGCGGCCATCCGGGCCCATGGGGGCCTGACGCTGCGCATCGGCGAGCGCCGCCTGTTCGGTCCGCTGACGGCCAGCCAGAACGCCGCCGACTTCGGCCCGCAAGACGTGGTGATCGCCACGGTCAAGGCCACGGCGCTGCCCGACTTCGCCGATGCCGTCGGCCCCTTGCTGGGCCCCGACACGATGGTGGTGTTCGTGCAGAACGGCATTCCCTGGTGGTACGCCAACGGCCTGTCGAGCGCGCGCCCTTCGCCACCCGATCTGTCGCGACTCGATCCGGGCGGCAAGCTGGCCCATGCCATCGCCCCGGAGCGGGTGATCGGCGCCACCATCTACACCTCCAACGAAGTGGTGGCGCCGGGCGTGATCGAGAACGACTCGGCCACCGCCAACACGTTGATCGTCGGCGAGCCCGATGACGCGCAAAGCGAGCGCGTCCAACGACTGCGCGCCGCGCTGGCCGCCGCCGACGTGGCCTCGCCCGCCACGCACGACATTCGCGCCACGCTGTGGCGGCGACTGCTGGTGAACATCGCCGGCTCGGTGGTGAGCTCGATCATCGAGCAGCCGGTCGGTCCGTCGCGGGCCGACCCGGCGATCCGCCAGCTGTTTGCCCGCCTGACCGCAGAGGGAACGGCCGTGGCCGCGGCCCATGGCGTCGACGTGGCCGAAGGCACGGTGCCGCCGGGCGCGCCGCATGAGTTTCCGCCGCAGCACAAGCCATCGATCTTCCAGGACTACGAGCGCCGGCGACCGATGGAGATCGAGGCCATCCTGAAGGCTCCGCTGGCCTTCGCGCGCGCGGCCGGCATCGACGCGCCGGCGCTGGAGGTCATCACCGCGCTGGCTGCGCACCGCGCCGCCAAGCACGGCCTCTACCAGCCCTGA
- a CDS encoding tripartite tricarboxylate transporter substrate-binding protein, whose amino-acid sequence MHPIAPRHEAAGARSVIRQKQAQETPMTLIMNRRQLSVLSAAALGSGWLRAQGRRPELVKILVPFSAGGTFDQIARLLAEHMRGDLADTIVVDNKSGAAGRIAIDTLRQAPADGLTLMVHASGIQSLYPFTFKQLGYDPFVDIAPVSLTNRLEFGFAVGPVVPAEVRNLRDYVTWVRLDPRNASFATPGAGTPLHFLPMLLGRDIQVEMNPVHYRGTAAALPDLMGGTVPALSAPLHDLVQQTAGGKVRILASSGAERNKLTPQVGTYAEQGFPQLTSGDSYAVFVNGRTPPALQEHISSAVRKALTAPALVAAFAKAYIEPVGSTPAEAVRMARADNARWATAIKTIGYVPES is encoded by the coding sequence ATGCACCCGATCGCGCCGCGGCACGAGGCTGCCGGCGCTCGCAGCGTGATTCGACAAAAGCAAGCACAGGAGACTCCCATGACGCTCATCATGAATCGCCGCCAGTTGTCGGTTCTGTCCGCCGCCGCCCTGGGCAGCGGCTGGCTGCGCGCGCAAGGCAGGCGGCCCGAGTTGGTCAAGATCCTGGTGCCCTTCTCGGCCGGAGGCACCTTCGACCAGATCGCCCGCCTGCTGGCCGAACACATGCGCGGCGATCTGGCCGACACCATCGTGGTCGACAACAAATCGGGCGCCGCGGGCCGCATCGCCATCGACACCCTGCGCCAGGCACCGGCCGACGGGCTGACGCTGATGGTGCATGCCAGCGGCATCCAGAGCCTGTACCCCTTCACCTTCAAACAGCTGGGCTACGACCCCTTCGTCGACATCGCGCCGGTGAGCCTGACCAACCGGTTGGAGTTCGGCTTCGCGGTGGGCCCCGTGGTACCGGCCGAGGTGCGGAACCTCAGGGACTACGTGACGTGGGTCAGGCTCGACCCGCGCAACGCCAGCTTCGCCACACCGGGCGCGGGCACGCCGCTGCACTTTCTGCCGATGCTCCTGGGCCGTGACATCCAAGTCGAGATGAACCCGGTGCACTACCGCGGCACGGCGGCCGCCCTTCCCGATCTGATGGGCGGCACGGTGCCCGCCCTGTCGGCGCCTCTGCACGACCTGGTTCAGCAGACCGCGGGCGGAAAGGTCCGCATCCTGGCCAGCAGCGGCGCCGAGCGCAACAAGCTCACCCCACAGGTCGGCACCTATGCCGAGCAGGGCTTTCCGCAACTCACCAGCGGCGACAGCTACGCCGTGTTCGTCAACGGACGAACGCCGCCGGCGCTGCAGGAGCACATCTCGTCGGCCGTGCGCAAGGCACTCACGGCGCCGGCGCTGGTCGCGGCCTTCGCCAAGGCGTACATCGAGCCGGTCGGTTCGACACCGGCCGAAGCGGTGCGGATGGCGCGCGCCGACAACGCGCGCTGGGCCACCGCGATCAAGACCATCGGCTACGTCCCCGAGTCCTGA
- a CDS encoding TetR/AcrR family transcriptional regulator → MKAGAKPPTVVEADAPPRAPLTPQDWVDAALDLMVDHGIDAVRVDVLAKRIGVTRGSFYWHFRDRDDLLAAVLRHWQQVTTDRLIDRWAAALAAGQTDAQQVRELMTLPRRGRTAARAARIELAMRAWARRDSAARKALDEIDGRRIDWGTERFRALGFDDSEARARSFLLYAYQVTESLVPPRTGAAERDERARRIERLLLAGPVG, encoded by the coding sequence GTGAAGGCCGGTGCCAAGCCCCCAACCGTTGTCGAGGCCGACGCGCCGCCCCGCGCCCCGCTGACGCCGCAGGACTGGGTCGACGCCGCGCTCGACCTGATGGTCGACCATGGCATCGACGCCGTGCGGGTGGACGTGCTGGCCAAGCGCATCGGCGTCACCCGCGGCAGCTTCTACTGGCATTTCCGCGACCGCGACGACCTGCTGGCGGCCGTGCTGCGCCACTGGCAGCAGGTGACCACCGACCGCCTGATCGACCGCTGGGCGGCGGCGCTGGCCGCCGGGCAGACCGACGCGCAACAGGTGCGGGAGCTGATGACGCTGCCGCGCCGAGGCCGCACCGCCGCCCGGGCCGCGCGCATCGAGCTCGCCATGCGCGCCTGGGCCCGCCGCGACAGCGCGGCGCGCAAGGCGCTGGACGAGATCGACGGCCGGCGCATCGACTGGGGCACCGAGCGCTTCCGCGCGCTGGGCTTCGACGACAGCGAGGCCCGCGCGCGCAGCTTCCTGCTTTATGCGTACCAGGTGACCGAATCGCTGGTGCCCCCGCGCACCGGCGCCGCCGAACGCGACGAACGCGCCCGGCGCATCGAGCGGCTGCTGCTGGCGGGTCCGGTCGGCTGA
- a CDS encoding SDR family NAD(P)-dependent oxidoreductase, translating to MKIDGQPALVTGGGSGLGAAVARALAAQGARVAVLDVNLDGAQAVAKEIGGLAQRCDITDTAQIESALDAAAAAHGPARIVMNIAGIGTAKRVVGRDGQATSLDEFERTIRVNLVGTYNMLRLSAARIAKLDPVDGERGVMVMTASVAAFDGQVGQQAYSASKGGIVSMTLPLARDLAQHLIRVNTIAPGIFLTPLLAALPQESQDSLSASIPHPKRLGDPAEFAALALQLVTNAYLNGETIRIDGALRMPPR from the coding sequence ATGAAGATCGATGGACAGCCGGCGCTGGTGACCGGCGGCGGCTCGGGCCTGGGCGCGGCGGTGGCGCGTGCGCTGGCCGCGCAGGGCGCGCGGGTGGCGGTGCTGGACGTCAACCTCGACGGCGCCCAGGCGGTGGCGAAGGAGATCGGCGGCCTCGCACAGCGGTGCGACATCACCGACACCGCGCAGATCGAGTCGGCGCTGGACGCCGCGGCCGCGGCGCACGGCCCGGCGCGCATCGTGATGAACATCGCCGGCATCGGGACCGCCAAGCGGGTGGTGGGCCGCGACGGGCAGGCCACCTCGCTCGACGAGTTCGAGCGGACGATCCGCGTCAACCTCGTCGGCACCTACAACATGCTGCGCCTGTCGGCGGCCCGCATCGCCAAGCTCGACCCGGTGGACGGTGAGCGCGGCGTGATGGTGATGACGGCGTCGGTGGCGGCCTTCGACGGCCAGGTCGGCCAGCAGGCCTACTCGGCGAGCAAGGGCGGCATCGTGTCGATGACCCTGCCGCTGGCGCGCGACCTGGCGCAGCACCTCATCCGCGTCAACACCATCGCGCCGGGCATCTTCCTCACGCCGCTGCTGGCGGCGCTGCCGCAGGAGTCGCAGGACTCGCTGTCCGCCTCCATTCCGCACCCGAAGCGGCTGGGCGACCCGGCGGAGTTCGCGGCGCTGGCGCTGCAGCTCGTCACCAACGCCTACCTCAACGGCGAGACCATCCGCATCGACGGTGCGCTGCGCATGCCGCCGCGCTGA
- a CDS encoding thioesterase family protein, translating into MAKTSVFEVQVQFGDCDPAGIVFFPNFLRWMDAASLHFFMGCGLPPWRELEKTRGLVGTPLLEIHTRFVQSATYGERLQVHTGIDEWRGRVFVHRHRVLRGDTLICEGTETRTFVMRDAEGRLKSVALPDDLRALCD; encoded by the coding sequence ATGGCCAAGACCAGCGTCTTCGAGGTGCAGGTGCAGTTCGGCGACTGCGACCCGGCCGGCATCGTCTTCTTCCCCAACTTCCTGCGCTGGATGGACGCGGCCTCGCTGCACTTCTTCATGGGCTGCGGCCTGCCGCCCTGGCGTGAGCTGGAGAAGACGCGCGGCCTCGTCGGCACGCCGCTGCTGGAGATCCACACCCGCTTCGTGCAGAGCGCGACCTACGGTGAGCGGCTGCAGGTGCACACCGGCATCGACGAATGGCGCGGCCGCGTGTTCGTCCACCGGCACCGTGTGCTGCGCGGCGACACGCTGATCTGCGAAGGCACCGAGACCCGCACCTTCGTCATGCGCGACGCCGAGGGCCGCCTGAAATCGGTGGCGCTGCCCGACGACCTGCGCGCGCTCTGCGACTGA
- a CDS encoding acyl-CoA dehydrogenase family protein: MWQYIPPLQSIRFVIEEVLQAPAQWAGIPAFADLDADMAAQVVGEAGRFAAEVLQPTNGPGDLEGCRLEQGEVRVPAGYRGAYQAFVDGGWPALACDPEVGGQGLPQLLNAVLFEMLVSANHGWSMYPGLLHGAYETLKSHGSPELRERYLPKIVSGEWLAAMALTEPAAGSDLGLLRTRAEPQADGSLKVSGSKIFISGGEHDLTDNIVHLVLCRLPDAPAGSKGLSLALVPKVLPDGGRNAVVCDGLEKKMGIKGSATCQMRYEGATGWLIGEPHRGLAAMFLMMNAARLHVGLQGLGHLEMATQNAVRYAHERRQLRAPTRPDGVAAEGPDLIVHHPAMRRTLLRLQALTEGLRVVAYRAAQLIDEAEHHPDADRRREAQALAALLTPVVKAFCTQQGFDGASAALQVWGGYGYTHDCGIEQVVRDARIALIYEGTNEIQAIDLVQRKLLPDGGRAFERLLVQMAEVAEEAPPALRPWAEALTAQLQQARDGVAALRAAAVEDPEAPLRVADDVLAGIGHLMLAWAWCASARALLRLAVPEDDARWAPLRHAAQWLMADAAPFWQRVRQCRQPLGWVASD, encoded by the coding sequence ATGTGGCAGTACATCCCCCCGCTGCAGTCCATCCGTTTCGTCATCGAGGAGGTGCTGCAGGCCCCGGCGCAATGGGCCGGCATTCCGGCGTTCGCGGACCTGGATGCCGACATGGCGGCCCAGGTGGTCGGTGAGGCCGGTCGCTTCGCCGCCGAGGTGCTGCAGCCGACCAACGGCCCCGGCGACCTGGAGGGCTGCCGGCTCGAGCAGGGCGAGGTGCGCGTCCCCGCCGGCTACCGCGGGGCCTACCAGGCTTTCGTCGACGGCGGCTGGCCGGCGCTGGCCTGCGACCCCGAGGTCGGCGGCCAGGGCCTGCCGCAGCTGCTCAACGCCGTGCTGTTCGAGATGCTGGTGTCGGCCAACCACGGCTGGAGCATGTACCCCGGCCTGCTGCACGGCGCCTACGAGACGCTGAAGTCGCACGGCTCGCCCGAGCTGCGCGAGCGCTACCTGCCGAAGATCGTCAGCGGCGAATGGCTGGCCGCCATGGCGCTGACCGAACCGGCCGCGGGCAGCGACCTGGGCCTGTTGCGCACCCGGGCCGAGCCGCAGGCCGACGGCAGCCTGAAGGTCAGCGGCAGCAAGATCTTCATCTCCGGCGGCGAGCACGACCTGACCGACAACATCGTGCACCTGGTGCTGTGCCGCCTGCCCGACGCGCCGGCCGGCAGCAAGGGGCTGTCGCTGGCGCTGGTGCCCAAGGTGCTGCCCGACGGCGGGCGCAACGCCGTCGTCTGCGACGGCCTCGAGAAGAAGATGGGCATCAAGGGCAGCGCCACCTGCCAGATGCGCTACGAAGGCGCCACCGGCTGGCTGATCGGCGAGCCGCACCGCGGCCTGGCGGCGATGTTCCTGATGATGAACGCCGCCCGGCTGCACGTCGGGCTGCAGGGCCTGGGCCACCTGGAGATGGCCACGCAGAACGCGGTGCGCTATGCCCACGAACGGCGCCAGCTTCGTGCGCCGACGCGGCCCGACGGTGTTGCCGCCGAGGGCCCCGACCTCATCGTCCACCACCCCGCCATGCGGCGCACGCTGCTCAGGCTGCAGGCGCTCACCGAAGGCCTGCGCGTCGTCGCCTACCGCGCGGCGCAACTCATCGACGAGGCCGAACACCACCCCGATGCCGACCGCCGGCGCGAGGCGCAGGCGCTGGCCGCGTTGCTGACGCCGGTGGTCAAGGCCTTCTGCACGCAGCAGGGTTTCGACGGCGCCAGCGCCGCGCTGCAGGTCTGGGGCGGTTACGGCTACACCCACGACTGCGGCATCGAACAGGTCGTGCGCGATGCCCGCATCGCGCTGATCTACGAAGGCACCAACGAGATCCAGGCCATCGACCTGGTGCAACGCAAGCTGTTGCCCGATGGCGGCCGGGCGTTCGAACGGCTGCTCGTCCAGATGGCCGAGGTGGCCGAGGAGGCGCCGCCGGCACTGCGTCCCTGGGCCGAGGCGCTGACGGCGCAACTGCAGCAGGCCCGCGACGGGGTGGCGGCCTTGCGCGCCGCCGCGGTCGAGGACCCGGAAGCGCCGCTGCGCGTGGCCGACGACGTGCTGGCGGGCATCGGCCACCTGATGCTGGCCTGGGCATGGTGTGCCAGCGCCCGCGCGCTGCTGCGCCTGGCGGTGCCCGAGGACGATGCGCGCTGGGCACCGCTGCGGCATGCCGCGCAATGGCTGATGGCCGATGCCGCGCCGTTCTGGCAGCGGGTGCGGCAGTGCCGCCAGCCGCTGGGGTGGGTGGCCTCGGACTAG